Within Vigna unguiculata cultivar IT97K-499-35 chromosome 2, ASM411807v1, whole genome shotgun sequence, the genomic segment CAGATGCATCGGAAGCAAGCAAAGTCATTATGTTGCTCATGATCAACATAGCCAACAAGCGGTTgcataaaatataagaataggTGGCACCACCGACCAAGATCCACTGCCTCTTTCCCCAGTCAGTGTCATCCTTGCCATCTTGCTGCAAAGAACCAAACTTCAAGAACAgaagatataatttaatttataaccaTTAAATTACTTACCAAGAAAATGAGAGAATGAGTTGTAGTGGCCAGTCTAAGGGATCCACAACAACCAGACAGCCATTGCAAAAGACAAAATTATGAATAACTCAAAACTGTCTCTGTTATACCACAAACATGGCAACTGGGAAGCTTGTTAGTTTTTAGGTGATGATGAATGTGTCTGAAATCCCTAGAAATTCTGCACTTTTTGGTAGGGGCCATTGTGCCCTCAACAGACATGCATCAAGGAAATTGGCCAAAATCTCTTTGTTGAACTCTGCGTGCTGAGACATTATGGAAGCAAAGACATTTCTGTCCATCATAATTAGGATAATGACAAGAAGTAGGTATTTCCACCTCTATAGAGGAACCTTTCACGTTTTGTAGGCTCTTCATAACTACGCCAATAATGACGACTATCATTTGGAACAGAGTTTTATTGGTTGTGCATTGTAGTCCAAGACCACGTTCGTTTCACATATCTCTAACCTCGACTAAACTGTGAGCAGGTAGTTTTCTTAGTCCCACCTCATTTGCCATGATATCTCTAACCTTCTCTGCATCTTTCCATCTTCCTACAGAAGCATAAAGTTTTGCCAACAAAACATAATTACCGGTGTTTTCAGGCTCGAGCTCAAAAGTCCACCTAGCAGCTACCTCTCCAAGTTCAACATTCTCATGAATCACGCAAGCTCCAAGTAGTGCACCCCATACAGCATGGTTAGGGGTTATAGGCATTGATCTAATAAGGCTATATGCATCGTTCAGTCTACCAGCACGTCCAAGAAGATCGATAATGCAAGTATAATGATCAACATGGGGAATAATTTGCTGTTGCTTGAGGATAAATTTGAACAAAGAAAAACCCTCGTCAACCAAACCGGCATGGCTGCAAGCCTGCAGAACACAGGTGACGGTGACTTGATTTGGTTTTACTCCAGATTGTACCATCTGATTGAAAAGTTTCACCGCCATTTTGCCATGCCCATGCTTTCCATATGCAGCAATTATTGAACTCCATATAATAATATCCTTGTCCTTTAGaggaattatattaaaaatctgGTGAGCATATCCTAAACTTCCACACTTTGAGTATATATCGACTAGAATACTTGCTACTTCAAGTCTGTAAAGAAATCCAGATTTTATAAGGTAACAATGAATGTTCATTGCCTGTAGGAGATCGGCAAGAATAGCATATGCAGGAAGAAGACTATTACAGGTTGCATTGTCAGGTTGTACACCTTTCACTAACATTTGCTTAAAGAGTTTTATTGCTTCTCCTGCAAGCTTATTTTGTATGAACCCAGATAGAAGAGCATTCCATGGGGCCGTTCTCTTCTTAGAGGTTCCCATAAACACTTTATAACTGAGGTTGCCGTGATTACATTTGGCATACATATCAATCAAGGAAGTTTCCACAATGACCTCAGACTCGAGCTTTTGCCTTATTGCCCATGCATGGAGGCACTTGCCATGTT encodes:
- the LOC114172997 gene encoding pentatricopeptide repeat-containing protein At5g39350; translation: MKKGKMFVTTAAQCESLLRKFSSLQSFPETRKLHALMLTLGLFSSSDLCSKLATTYAQCHHASYASYLFNKLPQPSLFSWNAMMRMYVQIGRPLDALNLFVEMLDSGQTLPDKFTYPVVIKACGDLSLIDVGVGVHGQACKFGFDSDTFVQNTLLAMYMNAGEKETAQLVFDLMQERTVISWNTMINGYIRNNCAEDALRVYERMMDEGVEPDCATVVSVLPACGLLKNVEVGRKVHRLVQERGFWGNIVVRNALLDMYVKCAKMKEARVLANQMDEKDVVTWTTLINGYILNGDARSALMLCRMMQCEGVKPNSVSIASLLSACGSLVYLKHGKCLHAWAIRQKLESEVIVETSLIDMYAKCNHGNLSYKVFMGTSKKRTAPWNALLSGFIQNKLAGEAIKLFKQMLVKGVQPDNATCNSLLPAYAILADLLQAMNIHCYLIKSGFLYRLEVASILVDIYSKCGSLGYAHQIFNIIPLKDKDIIIWSSIIAAYGKHGHGKMAVKLFNQMVQSGVKPNQVTVTCVLQACSHAGLVDEGFSLFKFILKQQQIIPHVDHYTCIIDLLGRAGRLNDAYSLIRSMPITPNHAVWGALLGACVIHENVELGEVAARWTFELEPENTGNYVLLAKLYASVGRWKDAEKVRDIMANEVGLRKLPAHSLVEVRDM